The following coding sequences are from one Psychrobacter sp. AH5 window:
- a CDS encoding acyltransferase, whose amino-acid sequence MQLASLMQKLHQKTPKLGKAVSLATATGVITGTSMAAGLPVWLMGAAKVITGSKVADKTVIEVTNRWIKANNALIDNILPHKDWRISLPENVNTQGKYLLISNHQSWVDTSIVQYISENRLPLTRFFTKFELIYIPVIGQAFYFLDFPMMRRHSKEAIAKNPALKGKDIEEAKRACALLKHKPFTLLNYLEGTRFTKAKRDSQHSPYKHLLKPRAGGLSLALNALGADIEGILDMTIVYPDGTPNYSDLWKGNIKRLGVDVRYIKMPEGLLSSMQNGDYEKDSAVKEQFFTWIDTIWQQKDQLITKMLADFETNPQKG is encoded by the coding sequence ATGCAGCTAGCATCGTTAATGCAAAAATTACATCAAAAAACACCGAAGCTTGGTAAGGCGGTTTCGTTAGCGACTGCTACCGGAGTGATAACGGGGACTAGCATGGCAGCGGGTCTGCCAGTATGGTTAATGGGCGCCGCTAAAGTCATTACTGGCTCAAAAGTGGCTGACAAAACCGTAATCGAGGTTACTAATCGCTGGATAAAAGCGAATAACGCTCTAATAGATAACATCCTGCCCCATAAAGACTGGCGTATTAGTTTGCCAGAAAACGTCAATACCCAAGGCAAATATCTGCTGATTAGTAATCATCAGTCTTGGGTCGATACCAGTATCGTACAATATATCAGTGAAAACCGTTTGCCACTGACGCGGTTTTTTACTAAGTTTGAGCTGATTTATATTCCCGTAATTGGACAAGCTTTTTACTTTTTGGATTTTCCGATGATGCGTCGACATTCAAAAGAAGCCATTGCCAAAAACCCAGCGCTCAAAGGCAAAGACATTGAAGAAGCTAAACGTGCCTGCGCTTTATTAAAGCACAAACCTTTTACCTTACTTAATTATTTAGAAGGCACACGCTTTACCAAAGCCAAACGCGATAGTCAGCACTCTCCTTATAAGCACTTGCTCAAACCACGCGCCGGCGGACTATCATTGGCACTCAACGCTTTAGGCGCTGATATTGAAGGGATATTGGATATGACTATCGTCTACCCTGATGGTACGCCAAATTATAGCGACTTGTGGAAAGGTAATATCAAACGCTTAGGCGTAGATGTTCGCTATATAAAGATGCCAGAGGGTTTGCTTAGTAGTATGCAAAACGGCGATTATGAAAAAGATAGCGCAGTAAAAGAGCAGTTTTTTACTTGGATTGATACTATTTGGCAGCAAAAAGACCAACTCATTACTAAGATGCTAGCTGACTTTGAGACTAATCCACAAAAGGGATAA
- a CDS encoding OmpA family protein: MRNQLMIVAVASGLALSGCTTDPNTGQQRLNKTALGTLAGATGGAVISKATGGEKTGRDAAIGAALGAGVGYYMERQAKQLEQQMAGTGVTVEQNPTTGNIDLVMPGNITFAFDDATLSSSFKPTLDKLAATMNQYNKTTVNIAGHTDSRGAASYNMGLSKDRAYSVANYLSARGVASNRINVVAYGESRPIATNDTDYGRQQNRRVELTINSPQSVN, translated from the coding sequence ATGCGTAATCAACTTATGATTGTAGCAGTAGCATCAGGCCTAGCCCTTAGCGGTTGTACTACCGATCCTAACACGGGGCAACAGCGTTTGAATAAAACGGCTCTTGGCACCTTAGCAGGGGCGACAGGCGGCGCGGTTATCTCAAAAGCTACCGGTGGCGAAAAAACAGGCCGTGACGCGGCTATTGGTGCTGCATTAGGTGCAGGTGTGGGCTATTATATGGAGCGTCAAGCCAAGCAGCTTGAGCAGCAAATGGCTGGAACGGGCGTTACTGTTGAGCAAAACCCAACTACTGGTAACATTGATTTAGTTATGCCAGGTAACATCACCTTTGCATTTGATGATGCTACTTTGAGCTCGTCTTTCAAGCCAACGCTTGATAAATTAGCGGCGACTATGAACCAATATAACAAGACAACCGTCAATATCGCAGGTCACACGGATAGCCGAGGCGCAGCTTCTTATAACATGGGTCTCTCAAAAGATCGCGCTTATTCAGTAGCGAACTATTTAAGTGCTCGCGGTGTCGCTTCTAACCGTATCAACGTGGTAGCTTACGGTGAGTCGCGTCCAATCGCTACTAATGATACTGATTATGGTCGTCAACAAAACCGCCGTGTTGAGCTAACTATTAACTCTCCACAAAGCGTCAACTAA
- a CDS encoding imelysin family protein codes for MIIKTATSRRILPTTLAATLAAMLTISGCTKQNEEVATADTSAQTQDSQSAQSATAEQANLDRLLLSYADMAHAAYKDSLEEAKKLQAAVNTYVDEPTEANLEAAKAAYKAARQPYSQTEVFRFDEGFVTANDKREVGSVDGWEGQVNAWPLDEALIDYVSDDYEGEYNSKNNIINSNSITVGSLNQDTSTITPELLAQMSEIGGSEANVTTGYHAIEFLLWGQDTNGVGEGAGNRPVSDYMTTEGQCTSGDTVNTDTKVCERRGQYLKAATELLVDDLTAMEAQWQTDSENTLRSDLLERRDKNALRQIMYQMGSLALGELASERMQVAFVTGSTEDEHECFSDLTHLSYANNARGIQNVFNGSYKTVAGDNVGGYGIKQYLIDTNNKPAADKLTADFKRVEDAFNVVVEKGEKEGIKVDQMIATVGQATKQGLTAEEQNKRRGWIENGINSLQELTAGIENAAKAVGIDNLDADAGSQF; via the coding sequence ATGATTATCAAAACCGCTACGAGCCGTAGAATTCTGCCCACTACTTTAGCGGCGACTCTGGCAGCAATGCTAACGATATCAGGCTGTACCAAGCAAAACGAGGAAGTCGCTACTGCTGATACCTCAGCGCAAACACAAGATAGTCAAAGCGCTCAGAGCGCAACTGCCGAGCAAGCTAATCTGGATAGATTGTTATTGAGTTATGCAGATATGGCGCACGCCGCTTACAAAGACTCGTTAGAAGAGGCCAAAAAGCTACAGGCTGCGGTCAATACTTATGTCGATGAGCCAACTGAGGCCAATCTTGAAGCAGCAAAAGCGGCTTATAAAGCGGCGCGTCAGCCTTATTCACAAACAGAGGTTTTTCGTTTTGATGAAGGTTTTGTTACTGCTAACGATAAGCGTGAGGTAGGTAGCGTCGATGGCTGGGAAGGTCAGGTTAATGCTTGGCCGCTTGATGAGGCGCTAATCGATTATGTTAGTGACGACTATGAAGGCGAATACAATAGTAAAAATAATATCATTAATAGTAATAGCATTACGGTTGGCAGCTTAAACCAAGACACTAGCACTATTACCCCTGAGTTATTAGCCCAGATGAGTGAAATCGGTGGCAGCGAAGCTAACGTTACTACGGGCTATCACGCGATTGAGTTTTTATTATGGGGTCAAGATACCAATGGTGTCGGCGAAGGGGCTGGCAATCGTCCGGTTAGTGACTATATGACTACCGAAGGTCAATGCACTAGTGGCGATACCGTCAATACTGATACAAAGGTATGCGAGCGCCGTGGCCAGTATTTAAAAGCGGCTACTGAGTTATTGGTCGATGATTTGACCGCGATGGAAGCGCAGTGGCAAACGGATAGCGAAAACACTTTACGTAGCGATTTATTAGAGCGCCGAGATAAAAACGCTTTACGTCAAATCATGTATCAAATGGGGAGCTTAGCTCTTGGTGAGCTGGCATCTGAGCGTATGCAGGTCGCTTTTGTGACCGGTTCTACCGAAGATGAGCATGAGTGTTTCAGCGATTTGACGCATCTTAGCTATGCTAATAATGCTCGGGGTATCCAAAACGTCTTTAATGGTAGCTATAAAACCGTGGCGGGCGATAATGTTGGCGGTTATGGCATTAAGCAATACCTAATTGATACTAATAATAAGCCTGCCGCTGATAAGCTAACCGCTGATTTTAAACGCGTTGAAGATGCATTCAATGTGGTAGTTGAAAAGGGCGAAAAAGAAGGTATCAAAGTCGATCAGATGATTGCTACAGTGGGTCAGGCCACCAAGCAGGGTCTAACCGCTGAAGAGCAAAATAAGCGCCGCGGCTGGATTGAAAATGGTATCAATAGTCTACAAGAGCTAACCGCTGGTATTGAGAACGCGGCCAAAGCAGTTGGTATCGATAATCTAGATGCTGATGCAGGTTCGCAGTTTTAG
- a CDS encoding di-heme oxidoredictase family protein produces MAALTLAACQPNQNATDNDAIADSALSAERTKTIESLAGVPMQTLATFDPQEIKQGGDTGVTITSSESYSKPSSNLSASRKGSFFIGNAFFKQPWVIAPASTDSRDGLGALFNVAACQSCHVKDGRGHAPMTSVDDADSLLIRLAMPATTDEQREQLRNSLIEKVAHPMYGGQLQDRGIQGVPAEARIAVTWNDKPVTFADGHVETLRAPTFKLTNPGYGDFDEQMMVSPRVALPMIGLGLLEQIPDADIKAQADSEDKNNDGIRGTFNWVMDPQTGKTALGRFGWKAGQTKLLTQNQSAFNEDMGLTSRIRPVESCTPLQTACLNATTGADNQGDGKSPVEVSDEVAKFVEFYTRNLAVPHRRDADNELVLAGKKRFYDMGCQSCHTPRYQLPKTDDDHLEQHGQVIYPYTDLLLHDMGDDLADRTIAGKLPPKSAQVEFLANSYQWRTPALWGIGLAQTVDPQATFLHDGRARTLMEAVLWHGGEAQKQQQKVLKLDKQGRAELNAFLKSL; encoded by the coding sequence ATGGCCGCTTTAACGTTAGCAGCCTGCCAGCCTAATCAAAATGCCACAGATAACGATGCTATAGCCGACTCAGCGTTATCGGCTGAGCGTACCAAAACTATAGAGAGCTTGGCAGGCGTGCCAATGCAGACTTTAGCTACCTTTGATCCGCAAGAGATTAAGCAAGGTGGTGATACAGGCGTGACGATCACTAGTAGTGAGAGCTACTCTAAGCCATCGTCTAATCTAAGCGCTTCTCGCAAAGGTAGTTTTTTTATTGGCAATGCTTTTTTTAAGCAGCCTTGGGTGATCGCGCCTGCTAGCACCGATAGCCGTGATGGGCTAGGTGCATTATTTAACGTTGCGGCTTGTCAGTCTTGTCATGTCAAAGACGGCCGCGGTCATGCACCGATGACTAGTGTAGACGATGCCGATAGCTTGTTGATCCGCCTAGCTATGCCAGCGACCACTGATGAGCAGCGCGAGCAGCTGCGTAACTCATTAATCGAAAAAGTTGCCCACCCGATGTATGGTGGCCAGCTGCAAGATCGAGGTATTCAAGGTGTGCCTGCCGAAGCACGCATAGCCGTCACTTGGAACGATAAACCAGTCACCTTTGCCGACGGTCATGTCGAGACTTTGCGTGCGCCGACTTTTAAGTTGACTAATCCTGGCTATGGCGATTTTGATGAGCAAATGATGGTATCACCACGAGTTGCTTTACCGATGATAGGATTAGGTCTACTTGAGCAAATCCCGGACGCCGATATAAAAGCTCAAGCAGATAGTGAAGATAAAAATAACGACGGTATTCGCGGTACTTTTAACTGGGTGATGGATCCACAGACTGGCAAAACAGCCCTTGGCCGCTTCGGTTGGAAAGCAGGGCAAACCAAGCTATTGACTCAAAACCAAAGCGCTTTTAATGAAGATATGGGGCTGACTTCAAGAATTCGTCCGGTTGAGTCTTGCACGCCGCTACAAACCGCTTGTCTTAACGCTACTACGGGCGCTGATAATCAAGGTGATGGCAAGTCGCCCGTTGAAGTCAGTGACGAAGTTGCTAAATTTGTTGAGTTTTATACCCGTAATTTAGCGGTACCGCATCGCCGTGATGCGGATAATGAGCTGGTACTCGCTGGTAAAAAGCGCTTTTATGATATGGGTTGTCAAAGCTGTCATACGCCTAGATATCAGTTACCAAAAACTGATGATGATCATCTTGAGCAGCATGGCCAAGTGATTTATCCTTATACCGATTTATTGCTTCATGATATGGGCGATGACTTAGCCGATCGGACTATCGCTGGCAAGCTGCCACCCAAAAGCGCGCAAGTTGAGTTTCTAGCCAATTCTTATCAGTGGCGTACTCCAGCATTGTGGGGTATAGGGCTGGCCCAAACGGTCGATCCGCAAGCGACGTTTTTGCATGATGGGCGCGCGCGTACCTTGATGGAAGCGGTGCTTTGGCATGGCGGCGAGGCACAAAAACAACAACAAAAAGTATTAAAGCTTGATAAACAAGGCCGAGCTGAGCTCAATGCCTTTCTAAAATCGCTATAG
- a CDS encoding imelysin family protein, producing the protein MRINPALAMALSALSAGILISCVKPAEENKVPDNDTQEVAPQDTAVPANTTTEQITPVEISAETESTYLTHVANEIVIPAYADAAKQSTILHDLAQNHCQQAPVTGEELQQLREQWLVLAQAWASAEMINFGPATMSMSNLYINYYPDERGLVHGGVADLIAANPKLTKEQLADESAIVQGVPGLEEALYANESLDAGQCAYVMSASSALADRLKSIENNWKSNATELLAIDKTAESDQGLNQWFNSLLSLIETMKSSAIDQPLGLSGKAKGHVPAATAGQSRAIINAKLATLNKALTDPVLSAILNSNAESQVGDELSTALAEATTLLAQMPEDITQADKAEQQQLLEQLAKITRVIKRQLIPTLGIRVGFNSTDGD; encoded by the coding sequence ATGAGAATAAACCCTGCTTTAGCTATGGCACTATCCGCTTTGAGTGCTGGCATCCTTATCAGCTGCGTCAAGCCTGCCGAAGAAAACAAAGTGCCTGATAACGACACTCAAGAAGTAGCGCCGCAAGATACTGCAGTACCCGCTAATACTACTACAGAGCAAATCACCCCGGTAGAGATAAGCGCTGAGACCGAAAGCACTTATCTAACCCATGTGGCTAATGAAATCGTCATTCCAGCTTATGCTGATGCTGCTAAGCAAAGCACTATCTTGCACGACTTGGCTCAAAATCACTGCCAGCAAGCGCCAGTCACGGGGGAAGAGCTGCAACAGCTACGTGAGCAGTGGCTAGTGTTGGCGCAAGCATGGGCTAGCGCTGAGATGATAAATTTTGGCCCGGCTACGATGAGTATGAGCAACTTGTATATCAATTATTATCCTGATGAGCGCGGTTTAGTTCATGGCGGCGTTGCGGATCTGATAGCGGCTAATCCTAAGCTAACCAAAGAGCAGCTCGCTGACGAGAGCGCTATTGTACAAGGAGTTCCTGGTCTAGAAGAAGCTTTATACGCGAATGAAAGTCTTGATGCTGGGCAGTGTGCTTATGTCATGAGTGCCAGTAGCGCTTTGGCTGATCGTCTAAAATCGATTGAAAATAACTGGAAAAGTAATGCCACCGAGCTATTGGCTATCGACAAAACAGCCGAGAGCGATCAAGGCCTAAACCAATGGTTCAACTCGTTGCTATCACTCATTGAGACTATGAAATCAAGCGCTATTGATCAGCCCTTAGGACTGAGCGGTAAAGCCAAAGGCCACGTACCTGCCGCTACCGCTGGCCAGAGCCGTGCGATCATCAATGCCAAGCTAGCTACGCTGAATAAAGCGCTGACTGATCCAGTATTGAGCGCTATCTTGAATAGTAACGCAGAGAGTCAAGTCGGCGATGAGCTATCGACTGCGTTGGCAGAGGCCACCACCTTATTAGCGCAAATGCCAGAAGATATCACGCAAGCGGATAAAGCTGAGCAACAGCAGCTGCTTGAGCAATTAGCTAAAATCACGCGAGTCATCAAACGACAACTGATTCCAACGCTTGGCATTCGGGTGGGTTTTAATAGTACCGATGGCGATTAG
- a CDS encoding DUF1513 domain-containing protein, whose protein sequence is MDNYKESKSLSVPENTAASLASGLLGTMSATITATAALVGIHHYYRKKQQPQARLYDYLTGVNAQLGSLSTATLPRLQHSYQQAKHAYLHYNEKSFEGDVAATTATSSNLAALHTTTILPRPVCWVSGVAAMPKGLPTHSDYIDQSTDQNDFGVVGIDADRQLVWQTTMPERVHDIVVQPIDNNSKSVQSRHVVVMGRRPSARFWVLDTATGEVKHAIKAASERHFYGHACYSLDGSKLYVTENDTVSLDGKVGIYDAINDYQKIAEFDSYGIGPHELIMHPDSETLIVANGGIKTEQASREELNLDSMRPSLVYINRHTGELLEQITPEHNQMSIRHLAIHDNSTVMIGIQFQGEKHINVPLVLTHQRGDKAFTPLIMPNNQWQRFHQYIASMAVDNERNLLCVTTPIGGCAAIYDLTTYKLIDSITLPDCAGASVMTVSDKNSLHKLKTPISMAESANDASYSNDKLSGFIVSDGQGQLTALYANSSMAYSSNMEKNPIIYSDSKTHKMSFDNHLQAL, encoded by the coding sequence ATGGATAATTATAAAGAGTCTAAAAGTCTATCAGTGCCAGAGAACACAGCAGCTAGTTTAGCAAGTGGCCTGCTAGGTACTATGTCAGCTACGATAACGGCTACGGCCGCTTTAGTAGGTATTCACCATTACTATCGTAAAAAGCAGCAGCCCCAAGCGCGTTTGTATGACTATTTGACTGGCGTTAATGCGCAATTAGGCTCGCTATCAACGGCAACCCTACCGCGCTTGCAGCACAGCTATCAGCAGGCCAAGCACGCTTATCTACACTACAACGAAAAGAGTTTTGAGGGCGATGTTGCAGCGACTACCGCTACCAGCTCCAATTTAGCAGCGCTGCATACCACCACTATACTGCCGCGCCCAGTCTGCTGGGTAAGTGGGGTGGCCGCTATGCCTAAAGGGTTACCTACCCATAGTGACTATATAGACCAAAGCACAGACCAAAACGATTTTGGCGTTGTTGGTATCGATGCTGATCGGCAGCTGGTTTGGCAAACCACTATGCCCGAGCGCGTCCATGACATCGTGGTACAGCCTATCGATAATAATTCTAAAAGTGTTCAATCGCGTCATGTAGTGGTGATGGGTCGCCGCCCAAGCGCGCGCTTTTGGGTATTAGATACCGCTACTGGTGAGGTAAAGCATGCTATCAAAGCGGCGTCAGAGCGTCATTTTTATGGTCATGCCTGCTACAGTTTAGATGGCTCAAAATTGTACGTCACTGAAAACGATACCGTTAGTTTGGATGGTAAAGTCGGTATTTATGACGCTATTAATGATTATCAAAAAATTGCTGAATTTGACTCCTATGGGATCGGCCCGCACGAGCTGATTATGCATCCTGACAGCGAGACTTTGATCGTTGCAAATGGCGGTATTAAGACCGAGCAAGCCTCACGCGAGGAGCTGAACTTAGATAGTATGCGCCCCTCACTGGTCTATATTAATCGGCATACAGGCGAGCTACTAGAACAAATAACGCCTGAGCACAATCAGATGAGTATTCGTCATCTAGCCATACATGATAATAGTACGGTGATGATTGGCATTCAGTTCCAAGGCGAGAAACATATCAATGTGCCGTTAGTGCTGACTCATCAACGCGGCGATAAAGCATTTACCCCGCTAATTATGCCTAATAATCAATGGCAACGCTTCCATCAGTATATTGCTAGCATGGCGGTCGATAACGAGCGTAATCTGCTTTGTGTCACGACTCCTATCGGTGGCTGCGCGGCGATTTATGACTTAACCACTTATAAACTTATCGATTCCATAACTTTACCTGATTGCGCTGGAGCGTCAGTCATGACTGTCAGTGACAAAAACAGCCTGCATAAATTAAAAACGCCTATAAGTATGGCGGAGAGCGCCAATGACGCGAGCTACTCAAATGATAAGCTCAGTGGCTTTATCGTTAGTGACGGGCAAGGGCAGCTGACTGCTTTGTACGCTAATAGCTCAATGGCTTATAGCTCTAATATGGAGAAAAACCCAATTATTTATAGCGATAGCAAAACGCATAAAATGTCTTTTGACAATCATTTGCAGGCGCTTTGA
- a CDS encoding M48 family metallopeptidase, which produces MSSQNISASVMTPLLQSAIERLAAANIELHISKKRVKNINFRLTPNLLAVSVPVSISATQIAPFVDKRVSWALAYHQQVLDTYQRKQQSQVSLAKSSEPLWLWGEEQDFTLSYEEKIAFYRQQLAHVMPELFDKWQPIVGAQAKETRIKKMHTRWGSCNTRAARIWLSVYLPAYPVECSEYVIVHELCHLHHPNHSRAFWQTVATAMPDYRQWHDRLAGKNGKLD; this is translated from the coding sequence ATGTCTAGCCAAAATATATCGGCAAGCGTTATGACGCCTCTACTACAAAGCGCTATTGAGCGTTTAGCAGCGGCTAATATTGAGCTGCATATTAGTAAAAAACGCGTTAAGAATATCAACTTTCGCTTAACCCCTAATCTATTAGCGGTCTCTGTTCCCGTCTCTATTAGTGCGACTCAAATAGCGCCGTTCGTTGATAAGCGCGTCTCATGGGCGCTAGCTTATCATCAACAAGTACTTGATACTTATCAGCGTAAGCAACAGTCGCAAGTCAGTTTAGCCAAATCTTCTGAGCCGCTATGGTTATGGGGAGAAGAGCAAGACTTCACTCTCAGTTATGAAGAGAAAATCGCTTTTTATCGTCAGCAACTAGCGCATGTGATGCCAGAATTATTTGACAAATGGCAGCCGATAGTCGGTGCTCAGGCAAAAGAGACTCGCATTAAAAAGATGCATACGCGTTGGGGCAGCTGTAACACGCGCGCAGCTCGTATCTGGTTATCGGTTTATTTGCCAGCTTATCCAGTAGAATGCAGCGAATACGTCATCGTTCATGAATTATGTCATCTGCATCACCCCAATCATAGCCGTGCCTTTTGGCAAACGGTGGCCACTGCAATGCCGGATTATCGGCAGTGGCATGATAGGCTAGCAGGTAAAAATGGAAAATTAGACTAA
- a CDS encoding methyltransferase domain-containing protein: MDNVNQANFWQQRYESDSIGWDMGEVSPPLKAYIDQLPNGAKHDAILVPGAGNAYEVGYLYEQGFTNVTLVDFAPAPITDFAKRYPDFPKDQLVCADFFELSPNQYKFDWILEQTFFCAINPQRRDEYVQQMARLLKPKGKLVGLLFDRDFSGNQPPFGGHLEEYQQRFETHFAIEIMQPCYNSHPARQGSELFIKLRAK; this comes from the coding sequence ATGGACAACGTCAATCAAGCCAATTTTTGGCAACAGCGCTACGAGTCGGACAGTATCGGTTGGGATATGGGTGAGGTCTCACCGCCGCTCAAAGCTTATATCGATCAACTACCTAACGGCGCTAAGCATGACGCCATTTTAGTACCCGGAGCGGGCAATGCTTATGAAGTTGGCTATCTGTATGAGCAAGGCTTTACCAATGTGACGCTGGTTGATTTTGCGCCTGCGCCAATCACAGATTTTGCTAAGCGCTATCCTGATTTTCCTAAAGATCAGCTAGTTTGCGCCGATTTTTTTGAATTGTCTCCTAATCAGTATAAGTTTGACTGGATACTTGAGCAGACTTTTTTTTGTGCGATAAATCCGCAGCGCCGTGACGAGTATGTACAGCAGATGGCACGATTGTTAAAGCCAAAAGGTAAGCTGGTAGGATTACTATTTGATAGGGATTTTAGCGGTAATCAGCCGCCATTCGGTGGTCATCTTGAAGAGTATCAGCAGCGTTTTGAGACGCATTTTGCGATTGAGATTATGCAGCCTTGCTATAATTCGCATCCGGCTCGCCAAGGTAGTGAGCTATTTATCAAACTGCGAGCGAAGTAA
- a CDS encoding hydrogen peroxide-inducible genes activator: protein MITLRQLEFALAVAKHRHFKRAAEDCNISQSALSLGIAELEKQLDTQIFERNNKQVLITPIGQDILTRAQRIFSEVNDLTTRAQSHQTPLTYPMTVGIIPTIAPYLLPKVLPALRAHYPEFRMTIIEQQTERLLEQVRYGHIDTAIIALPYAVDGLHSFEFWAENFFAVFPKDDIHAKLASINSDELTTANLMLLGEGHCLTDQTLSVCHFDREQMKSSFSDASLNTLIQMALANMGTTLVPEMALDQLHLQNQNAVAVPLAEAGPHRHIAFVTRLNYARVDDVNLLGNVFKQALVEAANKG from the coding sequence ATGATCACCCTACGTCAACTTGAATTCGCCTTAGCGGTGGCCAAACATCGTCATTTCAAACGCGCCGCTGAAGACTGCAATATCTCGCAGTCTGCACTAAGCTTAGGCATAGCGGAGCTTGAAAAGCAGCTTGATACGCAGATATTTGAGCGTAACAACAAGCAAGTGCTGATCACCCCTATCGGTCAAGATATCTTGACCCGGGCGCAGCGGATATTTTCTGAGGTCAATGACTTGACTACTCGCGCGCAAAGCCACCAAACCCCGCTGACTTATCCAATGACGGTCGGTATTATTCCAACTATCGCGCCTTATCTATTGCCTAAAGTTTTGCCCGCGCTTCGAGCACATTATCCTGAATTTCGTATGACTATCATTGAGCAACAAACGGAGCGCTTACTTGAGCAAGTGCGCTACGGTCATATTGATACCGCTATTATTGCCTTACCTTACGCGGTCGATGGTCTGCATAGCTTTGAGTTTTGGGCCGAGAACTTTTTTGCGGTATTCCCAAAAGATGATATCCATGCCAAGCTCGCTAGTATCAATTCTGATGAGCTGACCACAGCTAATTTGATGCTCTTAGGCGAAGGTCATTGCTTAACCGATCAGACTTTATCCGTTTGTCATTTTGATCGCGAACAGATGAAATCAAGCTTTTCTGATGCCAGCTTAAATACTTTGATTCAGATGGCGCTTGCTAATATGGGCACGACTTTAGTCCCTGAGATGGCCTTAGATCAGCTACACTTGCAAAATCAAAATGCGGTTGCTGTGCCACTAGCTGAGGCAGGCCCGCATCGCCATATTGCCTTTGTCACGCGCCTAAATTATGCCCGTGTTGATGATGTCAATCTACTTGGCAATGTCTTTAAACAAGCTTTAGTAGAGGCGGCTAATAAGGGTTAG
- the ahpC gene encoding alkyl hydroperoxide reductase subunit C gives MAAIINQEIPEFSTEAFVNGEFKTITSEDVKGSWAVFMFYPHDFTFVCPTELEDMANHYEELKELGVEVYSVSTDTHFVHKAWHDSSEAIGKVTFPMLGDGTGKITRGFNIMIEEDNAALRGTFIVDPDGLIKVAEIHDLGIGRSAKDVVRKIKAAQYVRDNDGEVCPAAWEQGQATLKPSLDLVGKI, from the coding sequence ATGGCCGCTATTATTAATCAAGAAATTCCAGAATTCTCAACCGAAGCTTTTGTTAATGGTGAGTTCAAAACCATTACCTCAGAAGATGTTAAAGGCAGCTGGGCAGTCTTCATGTTCTATCCACATGACTTTACTTTCGTTTGCCCAACAGAATTAGAAGACATGGCAAATCACTACGAAGAGCTAAAAGAGCTTGGCGTAGAAGTTTACTCAGTATCTACGGATACGCATTTTGTGCACAAAGCATGGCATGACTCTTCAGAAGCTATTGGTAAAGTCACTTTCCCAATGTTAGGCGACGGTACGGGTAAAATCACTCGCGGTTTTAACATCATGATCGAAGAAGACAACGCTGCTCTTCGTGGTACTTTCATCGTTGATCCAGATGGCCTAATCAAAGTTGCTGAGATCCATGATCTAGGTATTGGCCGTAGTGCAAAAGACGTCGTGCGTAAAATCAAAGCGGCACAATATGTCCGTGATAACGACGGTGAAGTTTGCCCAGCAGCATGGGAACAAGGTCAAGCAACGCTTAAGCCAAGTCTTGATTTAGTTGGTAAAATCTAA